One window of the Triticum dicoccoides isolate Atlit2015 ecotype Zavitan chromosome 3B, WEW_v2.0, whole genome shotgun sequence genome contains the following:
- the LOC119274168 gene encoding SKP1-like protein 1, with protein MADAAGTAERKLTLKSADGKEFFVEEAVAMESQTIKHIVEDGCANNIIPLPNVNAKILDMVIKYCRQHVQKRGADAADPTAKASEPDLKTFDDKFIDVDQQILFDLILAANYLNIKGLLDLTCQKVADMMKGRTVEEIRKTFDIKNNFTKEEEEEVLRRENQWAFE; from the exons ATGGCGGACGCGGCTGGGACGGCGGAGAGGAAGCTCACGCTGAAGAGCGCCGACGGCAAGGAGTTCTtcgtggaggaggcggtggcgaTGGAGTCGCAGACCATCAAGCACATCGTGGAGGATGGTTGCGCCAACAACATCATCCCCCTCCCCAACGTCAACGCCAAAATCCTTGACATGGTCATCAAGTACTGCAGACAGCACGTCCAGAAGCGTGGAGCCGACGCCGCCGACCCCACCGCGAAGGCCTCCGAGCCGGACCTCAAGACCTTCGATGATAAGTTCATAGACGTCGACCAGCAAATCCTCTTCGACCTCATCCTG GCTGCGAACTACTTGAACATCAAGGGGCTGCTGGACCTGACCTGCCAGAAGGTCGCTGACATGATGAAGGGGAGGACTGTAGAGGAGATCCGCAAGACCTTTGAcatcaagaacaacttcaccaaagaggaagaggaggaagttc